The sequence GACCGACGACCTCGACGGTCACGTCGGCAGGCACGATCACGTGGAGTTGACCGAACCCGACGTTGACGGCGACGCGCTCGTCCTCGGTGAACGTGATCTGGCTGAGGTCCAGCCGCAACTCCCCGGCGCCGACCTGGTAGCTCTCGCGCAGGACCGAGACGTCGTCGGGCCGCTCGACCTGCGTTCCCACGGCCTGCCCGTTCCCGCCGAACACGTCGGCCGGGAACGGTTGCAGCACCTGCAGGACGAGCAGGACCGGCACCAGGAGCAGGCCGACGCCGATGAGGCCGCGCCCACGGCCGACGACGCTGCCGACCAGCAGACCGAGGCCGATCACCAGCATCGCCGCGGAGACGAGTCGGCCCGGACCCATCACCAGGGTTCCTGCGACGTCGAGCAACCACAGCACGCCGACCGTCACGGCGGCGATGCCCAACGTGACTCGTGTCAGGACGCTGCGCGACGGCGGCATGGGTGGCGGCGTCCAGTCGCGCCCGTCGTCGCCTCCACCGGAACGTCCCGGTGGAGGGCCGGACGGCGGTGCCGACCACGGCGAGGGATCCAGCACGTGCGTGTCGCCTGCCCGCTCGCCGGACCCGGCCCAGGACGCCCCGGGGCCGTCGATGCGCACGGTGTCCGCGCGCGAGGGATCGGTGCTGCTCATGGCGGTCTCCGGGGGCCGTGCCGTGTGGTGGACGGGTGTGGGGGCGCGGTCGGCGGCGCGCCACAGCGCGACGCCGACGGCGATCAGGACGAGCGGGACCAGGACGGAACGGTCGGCGCCGACCCGGAAGGGTCCGGGACCGTGGAAGGGGCCCTCGATCAGCCACAGGGCGCCGACGATCAGGGTGCCGACACCGACCCAGAACAGCGGGTCGCGGCCA comes from Egicoccus sp. AB-alg6-2 and encodes:
- a CDS encoding PspC domain-containing protein, yielding MSSSVPPPPAPPLRRRREGRLLAGVLAGLADHLGIDVAVARVLFVVLTLLTQGVFLVAYVLAWIFVPEETEEESRAPRPQRREQLGGRDPLFWVGVGTLIVGALWLIEGPFHGPGPFRVGADRSVLVPLVLIAVGVALWRAADRAPTPVHHTARPPETAMSSTDPSRADTVRIDGPGASWAGSGERAGDTHVLDPSPWSAPPSGPPPGRSGGGDDGRDWTPPPMPPSRSVLTRVTLGIAAVTVGVLWLLDVAGTLVMGPGRLVSAAMLVIGLGLLVGSVVGRGRGLIGVGLLLVPVLLVLQVLQPFPADVFGGNGQAVGTQVERPDDVSVLRESYQVGAGELRLDLSQITFTEDERVAVNVGFGQLHVIVPADVTVEVVGRVGAGELHLLDRTNDGVGLERTVVDEVEGSEARLTLAVAVGFGEANVTRAAAATPEDDGDRTTDTAPETAPDDEEGLS